TGACTGCATGGGGTGGCTCGACTCAAAGCCACCGTCTTCTGTCGCGTACATCTCTTTTGGAAGCGTCGTTTTCTTGAAGCAAGAACAAGTCACGGAGATTGCATAtggattgctgaattctggggTCTCATTCATGTGGGTGATGAAGCCGCCCGAGAAACTATACTCCAGCAAGCCACATGTTTTACCAGATGGTTTCTGGGAAAAGGTTGGTGATAAAGGGAAGGTAGTGCAATGGAGTCCACAGCAACAAGTGTTGGCACATCCTTCCATTTCCTGCTTTTTGACTCATTGTGGATGGAACTCGACTCTGGAGGCACTTGCTTGTGGAGTGCCGGTTTTAGCTTTTCCCCACTGGGGTGATCAAGTTACCAATGCCAAGTACTTGGTGGATGAATTTAGAGTTGGGATAAGGATGTGTAGAGGAGTGGCGGAGGACAAAATTATTCCAAAGGAAGACGTGGAAAAATGTTTGGTCGGTCCGAAGGCAGCAGAGATTAAAGAGAGTGCgttgaagtggaagaagaaggCTGAGGAAGCCGTGGCACTAGCCGGTTCCTCTAACCAAAATATGCAAGACAttc
The genomic region above belongs to Coffea arabica cultivar ET-39 chromosome 7c, Coffea Arabica ET-39 HiFi, whole genome shotgun sequence and contains:
- the LOC113699583 gene encoding gallate 1-beta-glucosyltransferase 84A24-like, producing the protein MTKAILGQMKNLSKSICILMDTFQELEDDVLDYMSKLCPVKPIGPLFINPKVSSSNISVDILKADDCMGWLDSKPPSSVAYISFGSVVFLKQEQVTEIAYGLLNSGVSFMWVMKPPEKLYSSKPHVLPDGFWEKVGDKGKVVQWSPQQQVLAHPSISCFLTHCGWNSTLEALACGVPVLAFPHWGDQVTNAKYLVDEFRVGIRMCRGVAEDKIIPKEDVEKCLVGPKAAEIKESALKWKKKAEEAVALAGSSNQNMQDILNQITLRSKVKL